The sequence TCAGAGATGCTATTTTTAACAATATTAGTCAATCAATATGGCAGGCGCTAATCCTTTCCTCAAGTATCGGGATAAAGAAAGCTGAGGAATTATCTGATTGGCAGAAAGCAGTACTTTTACAATTTGTTCATAAAGTAATAGATAATTCGGAAAATGAAAAAATTCTTGATGAATTTCTCTCCAGAATAAATGATTATCAAAGATTTGCTGAAATTTTCTCACATCTACAGCTAGTAATAAGTCAGAAGATTAATACTGAGAAAGCTATATCCTCTCTATTAAACATAACTTGGACAGAGTAAACAATGGAACTAAAGAAACTTAACAAAAATGGGCAGAAATTTGTAGATGAAGAATTCCTGTCTGGCGATAGCGATAAAGTCCTCCCAAATGATTCAGATCTGTATGAAGATTTTGGAAGAAAAGTTGATCTGACGGAGCTGAAAAAAGCAGTCGATTTTTGCATCAATAAATATCCCAAGTATGATCCAGGTATTGATGCATATCTTGCTCCGATAATTCATAAAGAGTTAAATCTAACTCCTGGAGAAGCTGCCGACAAAGAGATTTGGTTCTTTCTATCTGTTGCACAATTTCCCGAACTTGTGAGGCATAGATGGAAACCCTTTGAGTCAACAATTACCAGGGATAGATTTCTTGGCGAGATAAGGAAGAATACCTTTTATAGACTCTGGCTTGGTGCTCAGCTTACACAAAAGGACGGGAATTATAATCTCACAAGTAAACTTTTTAAAGCCGGACAGCAATTTGTCGATGATTGCATGGAAAGAAGATGCAGTCAAACATATGATTCTATCAATTCCCTGGTAGAGAATCTGTCAGCTAAGAATCGAAAGATTTATAGGTCAGTTATAAAGAAGTATATGCAGCGTCTTTCATTGACTGTACTTGAATATCTTGATAAGGATAAATCCGAGAAAATGTTGTCCGAAATTGAAAGCAAGCTCTAGATTCAAAGATAGCCTAAAAGTATAATGAGAAATAAATAAAAGGTTGTTCATATTGGCAGATCATTTATCAAAGGAGAAACGAAGCTGGAATATGAGCCGGATCCGCTCAAAGAATTCCAAACCCGAGCTAATTGTAAGATCATTTTTACACAAACAAGGATTCAGATTCAGATTGTACAGCGCAGTATTACCGGGTAAGCCTGATCTCGTTTTATCAAAATACAAAACTGTTATATTTATTCAAGGATGTTTTTGGCACAGGCATCCAAATTGCAGCAGAGCAACAATGCCAAAGTCAAACATTATTTATTGGAGAAAAAAATTTGAATCTAACCAGCAAAGAGATAAGTC is a genomic window of Ignavibacteria bacterium containing:
- the vsr gene encoding DNA mismatch endonuclease Vsr; translation: MADHLSKEKRSWNMSRIRSKNSKPELIVRSFLHKQGFRFRLYSAVLPGKPDLVLSKYKTVIFIQGCFWHRHPNCSRATMPKSNIIYWRKKFESNQQRDKSVKRSLEKLGWKVITVWECELTRPQKKDHTLESIVKKITKSD